A stretch of the Pan paniscus chromosome 2, NHGRI_mPanPan1-v2.0_pri, whole genome shotgun sequence genome encodes the following:
- the FAIM gene encoding fas apoptotic inhibitory molecule 1 isoform X1 encodes MASGDDSPIFEDDESPPYSLEKMTDLVAVWDVALSDGVHKIEFEHGTTSGKRVVYVDGKEEIRKEWMFKLVGKETFYVGAAKTKATINIDAISGFAYEYTLEINGKSLKKYMEDRSKTTNTWVLHMDGENFRIVLEKDTMDVWCNGKKLETAGEFVDDGTETHFSIGNHDCYIKAVSSGKRKEGIIHTLIVDNREIPEIAS; translated from the exons ATGGCATCTGGAGATGACAGTCCTATCTTTGAAGATGATGAAAG cCCTCCTTACAGCCTAGAAAAAATGACAGATCTCGTAGCTGTTTGGGATGTTGCTTTAAGTGACGGAGTCCACAAGATCGAATTTGAACATGGGACTACATCAGGCAAACGAGTAGTATATGTAGATGGAAAG GAAGAGATAAGAAAAGAGTGGATGTTCAAATTAGTGGGCAAAGAAACATTCTATGTTGGAGCTGCAAAGACAAAAGCGACCATAAATATAGATGCTATCAGTGGTTTTGCTTATGAATATACTCTGGAAATTAATGGGAAAAGTCTCAAGAAGTATATGGAGGACAGATCAAAAACCACCAATACTTGGGTATTACACATGGATGGTGAGAACTTTAGAATTGTTTTGG aaaaagataCTATGGACGTATGGTGCAATGGTAAAAAATTGGAGACAGCG GGTGAGTTTGTAGATGATGGGACTGAAACTCACTTCAGTATCGGGAACCATGACTGTTACATAAAGGCTGTCAGTAGTGGGAAGCGGAAAGAAGGGATTATTCATACTCTCATTGTGGATAATAGAGAAATCCCAGAGATTGCAAGTTAA
- the FAIM gene encoding fas apoptotic inhibitory molecule 1 isoform X2, producing the protein MTDLVAVWDVALSDGVHKIEFEHGTTSGKRVVYVDGKEEIRKEWMFKLVGKETFYVGAAKTKATINIDAISGFAYEYTLEINGKSLKKYMEDRSKTTNTWVLHMDGENFRIVLEKDTMDVWCNGKKLETAGEFVDDGTETHFSIGNHDCYIKAVSSGKRKEGIIHTLIVDNREIPEIAS; encoded by the exons ATGACAGATCTCGTAGCTGTTTGGGATGTTGCTTTAAGTGACGGAGTCCACAAGATCGAATTTGAACATGGGACTACATCAGGCAAACGAGTAGTATATGTAGATGGAAAG GAAGAGATAAGAAAAGAGTGGATGTTCAAATTAGTGGGCAAAGAAACATTCTATGTTGGAGCTGCAAAGACAAAAGCGACCATAAATATAGATGCTATCAGTGGTTTTGCTTATGAATATACTCTGGAAATTAATGGGAAAAGTCTCAAGAAGTATATGGAGGACAGATCAAAAACCACCAATACTTGGGTATTACACATGGATGGTGAGAACTTTAGAATTGTTTTGG aaaaagataCTATGGACGTATGGTGCAATGGTAAAAAATTGGAGACAGCG GGTGAGTTTGTAGATGATGGGACTGAAACTCACTTCAGTATCGGGAACCATGACTGTTACATAAAGGCTGTCAGTAGTGGGAAGCGGAAAGAAGGGATTATTCATACTCTCATTGTGGATAATAGAGAAATCCCAGAGATTGCAAGTTAA